From the Kitasatospora atroaurantiaca genome, the window TTGCCGACGGGGATGCTGCCGGTGATCCAGGCCGCGTCCGACTTGCCGTCCTTGGTGCGGTCGACGCGCAGCGAGGCCACGATCGGGGTCTGGTGCGCGGGGTCGGTCGGGGTGAGCCGCAGCGCGCCGACCTCGCCGCGGGTGAAGCCCTCGCCGCGGGTGCCGGTGCCCAGGTCTGCGATCGCGACCATGCCCGCCTTGACGTGGATGGTCTCGTGACCGGCCGGGGTGAACCAGCCGTTCTTCCCGGAGATCTGGATCTTCAGGTCCGCATCGTCGTCACCGGGGACGGCGACCACCAGATGCGCTGTCGCGGTGTCCGCCGGGAGGCCGGGCATGACCACCGAGGCCGCCGGGTCCGCCGAGGCGGGGATCCAGTCGGCGCCCTTGGAACCGTCGGCGGTGTGCACGGCGGCCCCGACCCGCCCGCTGCGGGCGATCACCTGCACGGCCAGGTCGTTGACCGGCCCCTTGGTCAGGTTCGGCAGCAGCAGGACGGCCTGCGAGGCGCCGGGGGCGACGGTGATGCCGGTGGTGGCGTCGTTGTCGATCGGGCCCTTGTCGCCGTACAGCTTGAGGTCCACCACCGCCGGGACGGTGTCGGCGTTGACCAGGCTCACGTAGTCGACCCGGTCGCCCGCCGTGCTGGCGCCCGCGAACCAGAAGTTCGTGCCGGACGGGGCGCAGTTGATCCCGGACATGCCGAGGCCGCGCTGGTCGGTCACGGTGGTGGTCTGGGTGACGGTGAAGCCGGGCGCGTACGCACCGGTGGCGACGGCGAGGGCACCGGGGGCGATGTCGCCGGTGAAGGCCGGGCCGGTGACGGGGACGCCGACCTTGGTGAGGGCGAGCCGGGCGTCGCTGGGCGCGGCGGCGGCCGCTCCGGACGCGGAGGCCGACGGGGCCGTTGACGGGGCGGGGGCGGCCGGTGCCACGGCCTGCGGGGTCACGTCCGAGAGCGAGGCCGAGCCGCCGGTGGCCGAGCCGCCCGCCGGGGTGAGCAGGGTGAGGTTGGTGCTGCCGGTGAGGCCCTGCAGCGGCTGGGGGCAGACCAGCGAGGTGCGCTCGACCTGCGCCGTGGTCACCGCGCCGCTGCCGTCGGCGGCGGCCGGGGTGACCGGCGGGCGCAGCTCGGCGATCCCGAGGCCCACGGCGAGCACCGCTGCGGCGGCCAGCAGCGAGGTGCCGGTGCGGCTGCCGCCGGCCAGCGCGGCCGGGTTGAGGGACTTGAGGCTGGGCGCCTTCAGGTTGGGGGCCTTGATGTTCGGGGCCTTGAGGTTGGGCTTCTTCATGACGGTGGGTCAGCTCCCCGTTCCGTTGTGGTGCGGGTGACCGCCGTTGCCGTAGGGGTCGTTCGGGTCGTAGTACGTCTCGGGCTGCGGCTGGCCGGGCGCCCAGGGCTGCTGCTCGGGGGTGGCGTAGCCCGCGTACTGGTCGTAGCCGTACTGCTGCTGCTCGTACTGGTCGGCGTACTGGTCCGGGTACTGCTGCTGCGGGTACGGCTCCGCGTACTGCTGCTGGCCGTACTGCCCGCCTGCGGGCTGCTGGGCCGCGTACGGGTCCCAGCCGTACGGGTCGGCCTGCTGGTACTGCTCCTGGTACGGGTCCGCCGCGGGGTGGGCGGGCTCGGCCTCGGGCTCGCCGGCGCCCTGCTGCGGGATCCCGGCCGCGTACACGCCGGTGTCGGGCTCGGCGCCCTCACCCTCGCCGCGCTCGGCCATCCGGCGGGCCCGGCGGCTACCCGGGAGGGGGGCCTGTGCCTGGGCGGCGGCGGCCAGCGCGGCGGCGGCGACCACCTCCTCGGGCAGGTCGTCGTCGTTGTGGTTGCGGCGGCCGGGCAGGGCGAGCACCAGGACGGTGGTGGCGAGCAGCAGCTGCGCCCAGATCCAGCCGGTGTGCAGCAGGCTGGAGTCACGGGTGAGCTCGAGCCGGCCGCCGTCGGCGGGGAGCTTGAAGCCCTGTGCCCAGCCGTCGACGGTGACGGACTCCAGGGCGGTGCCGTCCAGGGTGGCCTGCCACTTGGGGTCGGCCTGCTCCGCGAGGCGCAGGACGCGGCCCGCCGGACCGGCCGGGATCGTGGTGTCGATGTCGTGGACACCCGCCGGGACGGACACGGGGGCGCCCTTCGGGCTGGTGATCACGGCCCGGGTCGCGGGGGCGCCGCTGACCTGCCAGAGGGCGATGCCGTTCTCCTGGCTGAGCTTGGTCAGGCCGGGGGTGGTGTCCAGGACGTCCTCGACCTTGGCGATCATCGGGTCCTTGACCTCGAGGTAGCCGACGCCGTAGCCGGCCAGGGACTTCGCCTGCTCTCCGCCGGAGCCCGCGAGCAGGCGGCCGACCAGCGTGGTCAGATCACCGCTGCTGCCGGCGTCCACGGTGCCCTCGGCCTGGCCGAGGGTCAGGCCGGCGCCGCGGACCAGGGCGTAGCGGACGCCCGAGGCGCCGGCGTCGCCGGTGAGGACGAGGGTGCGGGAGCGGTCGGTGGTGCCGGCCTCCTCCGCGACGAAGGCGGGGACCTGGGCGGCCTCGGTGCGCCGCAGCGGGCCGTCGGCTCCGGTGACGGCCCACCAGACGGCGGTGCCGAGCGGGGCGAGCACGGCGGAGGCGACCACCAGCGCGGCGACCGGCTGGCGCCAGCCGAAGGCGATCCCGGCGACGCGGGCGTTGGCGCCGTCGGCGCCGATCGCGGCGGCGGCCAGCAGGGCGACGCCGGTGAGCAGGGTCGCGGGCCCGGCCCAGGCGGCCACGGCCTGTCCGCCGGAGGCCGGGGTGACGCTGGTGCCGGCCACCGCGACGGTGAACAGCAGCCCGGCCCCGGCGGCGCCCCAGGCGGCCAGCACCGCGCGGCGGCGGTCGGCGCGCAGCAGGGCGGCGAGGGCGGTGAGCACGACACCGGCGGAGAGCCAGATCGGCGGGACGCCGGAGCCGCCGGGGTTCACCAGGATCAGGCCGAGCGGGTTCGCGGCGGAGCCGTTGAAACCGGGCAGCCCGGCCTCGAGGAGCAGCCGGGAGGGGTGCATGAGCACCTGGAGCGACCACGGGGCGAGGACCAGGACCGGTACGCCGAGGATGACCACCACCCGCAGGCCGAGCAGGCGCAGCGCCTCCCCGCCGGAGCCGAAGGCGCCGCCGCGCAGCACGGCGTAGACCAGTGCGGCGAGGCTGAGCGGTACGGCGATGGCCCAGGTCAGCGGGACGAAGGCGGTGCTGATGGTGAGCATCAGCACGGTCATCCAGGCGCTGCGCCAGCCGGGGCGGGCGCCCTTGGCGGCGGTCTCGGTACGGATGCCGAGGCCCGCGGTGATGGCGGCGGCGCGGGCCAGCGGCGGGAGCAGCACGGCGAGGACGGCGGTGCCGATCCGGCCCTGGGCGAGCGCGCCGGTGGCCGCGGGCAGCAGGGCGTACGTGGCGCTGGCCCAGGCGCGGACCAGCTTGGACTCGATCAGCGGGCGGGAGACCAGGTAGGCGCTGACGGCGGCGAGCGGGATGGAGAGCACCACGAGCAGGGTGATCGCGAAGTCCGCGTGGTCGAACAGCAGCCAGGAGAGCACCGAGAGCACGGCCAGGTACGGCGGTGCGGTGGCTGTGGAGCCGGTGCCGACGGGGTGCCAGCTGCCCGCGTACATGTTCCACAGGCCCGCCGCGCCGTCGGAGACGGGCAGCAGGGCGCCGCCGAGCAGGCTGCCGCTGCCGATCAGGTTGCGGCAGGCGGCCAGGGCGAAGAGCAGCAGGCCGATGAAGAGCAGCGGGGCCGGGCGCCTGGCGATCTTCTTGAGCAGGGCGAACTGCTCGACCACCAGGTCGTCGGCGTCCTCGTCGCCGGGGCCGGACTCGACCGAGCCGTGGCGGCCGGCGCCCGAGTCGTCGCTGCCGCCGATGCCGAGGGCGCTGATGGCCTGTTCGACGGCGAGGCGGGCGGTGGCGCCGGGGGCCGGGAAGAGCGTGCGGTCGTCGAGCCCGTCGGCGACCCGCGTCCTGGCCCGGCGTTTGCGGGCGAGCAGCAGGCGGGGCAGGCGGATCAGCTCGTGGCCGAGGCCGGCCAGCTCGTCGAAGGCCTGCTTCGGGTCCTTGCCGACCAGGTTGGCGATGACGCGCAGCAGGGTGCCCAGCACGAGCCGGAGCAGGACGTACGGGAAGAGCACGCCCTTGGAGTTGGCGAGCAGGGTGTAGACGGCGCCGGCCTTGTCGACGCGGTGCGGGTGGGCGGCGCCGCAGTCGATGGCGCGGCGCTCGCGGCTGGCGGCCTCGGCGTGCCGGAGCACGGCATCGGGGGCGACGACGACCCGGTACCCCGCGGCGTTGACCCGCCAGCAGAAGTCGGTGTCGTCGCGCATCAGCGGCAGCGCCTTGTCGAAGCCGCCGAGCTCCTCGAAGACGTCGCGGCGGACCAGCATGCCGGCGGTCGAGACGGCGAGCACCGGGCGGACCTGGTCGTGCTGGCCCTGGTCCTGCTCGCGGCGGTCGAGTCCGGTCCAGCGGCGGCCGGAGCGGGCGATGGTGACGCCGACCTCGAGCAGCTGCCTGCGGTCGTACCAGCTGCGCAGCTTGGGGCCGACGACGGCGGCGGACGGGGTGGAGTCGGCCACCTGGAGCAGTCGGCGCAGGGCGTCGGTCTGCGGTTCGCAGTCGTCGTGCAGCAGCCAGAGCCACTCGATGGGCTGCGTCTCGCGCGGGCCGCCGCGGCCGAGCTCGTCCTCGGCGCCGAGCGGGTCGCCGAAGTCGTCCCAGCCACCGGTGACGGGGTCGTACCCGGAGGGGTCGAGGCTGTACGGGAGGTCCTCGGGGCGCAGCGGCGGGCTGTTGAAGACGGCCTGGGCGACGGCGGTGCCGAAGCCGGAGCGGCGGCCGAGGATCAGCGGGCCGCTCTCGGGCAGCCAGTCACCGAGGGTGTCCTCCAGCAGCTGCGGGGAGGTGTCGGTGGAGCCGGTGTCGACGGCGAGGATCCGCTGCACCTGCCGGTCCTGGCCGAGCAGGCCGGCCAGCGCCTGCGGGAGCCAGCGGGCACCGTCGTGCGAGACGATCACGGCGGTGACCAGGTGGCGCGGGTACGCGGGCGGCCTCGCAGCTGAGAAGCCGCTCTGGTGGCTGTAGACAGTCATCGAGTGCGCTGGCCCCAGGTCTGAAATGGATGCAGCCGGTGGATGCAGCCGGTGGACGGCAGATGGCGCACCACACTAACGGCTCCGGATGGCGACGGTGCCTCCGGAGTCGGTCCTGCGGATGTGCGGGAATGCGAAAGCGCCCCACCGTCCCGGTGAGGCGCTGGCACAGCTGCTGTGTGGGTGGACCGATTTTGTCGGCGGCTGGTCAGACCGCGCTCTTCTTCAGGCGCCGGCGCTCGCGCTCGGAGAGACCGCCCCAGATTCCGAAGCGCTCGTCGTTGGCGAGGGCGTACTCGAGACACTCGGAGCGGACCTCACAGGCGAGGCAGACCTTCTTGGCCTCGCGGGTGGAGCCGCCCTTCTCCGGGAAGAAGGACTCGGGGTCGGTCTGGGCGCACAGCGCGCGCTCCTGCCAACCGAGCTCCTCTTCGTCCTCCTCGATGCCCTCACCGATCAACAGCTCAAAGAGCTCGCTCATTTGGCGCGCCTCCTCTGCCCCTTGTGGCGTCCCCGTGGTGTTGCCGTTGCCTGGAGCGGCGGAACGACACGAGTGAAATTACATGTGCGTCACTCTGGCCCAGTCAAGCCGAGCTCTGGTATTGGGTCGAGGATTCACTCCCCGGAACCAAGGCATTACGATAAGTGTACATATCCGGACATTCAGGACTTACCGGCCTGATCACCATCAACCGTCCGGAACCACCCACCGGCTGACTTGCAGTCAACACGGACCGCCCCGAATCTGACCACCCCCCAAACGGGGGGACGCCGACGGCAGCGGTCCGGTTGCCGGATCATCGCCTGCCTTCCCGGCGATCTTCGCATCGAAACCTAGAGGGTGATTTATCACCCCATCGGGTGGTTGAGGGTCGGTCTGACCCGAATGTCCGGTCGACCGAGTTGACACCGCCGCCCCTCTTGCGGTCTCCTTGCTCTCATGTCAGAGTTCGCCACCCACCGGAGCCGCCAGGCCGTGCTCCGTCGTGCCGCGAGCTCGCTCTGTTGTCGCCTCTGTTCCTGCTGTATCTAGGCGCCCGCTGTCCCACCGCGCGCCGCCCAGGAACAACGAGGCCGCCCGCGCGACAGTCCCCCCTGAATCTCCGCGGATCCGGCTGATCCCCTCCCCGAACCAGCCGCTCCGAGGACCCTTCCATGCGAATGACCCGCATCCGCAAGCGCAACAGAGACCGCAACAAGCTCGCCCGCCGCGTGGCTGAGACCGTCCACATCGCCGCGCCCCGGCACCCCTGGACCGACGGCCTGAGCGACGTCAGCATCGCCGGCGACCCGCTGGCCTTCCCGCACCTCGCCCGCACCGACGTCCCGCACCATCCGACCACCGTGGCCGGGTACGCGCAGCTCGTCCGGGAGATCGCCGCCGACCGCGACCGCTGGGCACCGCTGGTCAGGTACGACGCCCTCACCCGCTGGTACGCCCGGCTGGAGACCGGCCCCGGCTACGAGGTCTGGCTGCTCAGCTGGCTGCCGGGCCAGAGCAGCGGCTTCCACGACCACGGCCAGTCCTCGGGTGTGATGACGGTCGTTCAGGGCGAGCTCGTCGAGCGCTCGCTCTCGCAGGCCGGCGAGGGCTCGCGCACCCTGCGCCCCGGCGGGCAGCGGGTCTTCTCCTCCGGCTACCTGCACGAGGTCGTCAACGCCGCCCTCGAACCGGCCGTCAGCATCCACCTCTACTCCCCCGGCCTGGTCGAGATGAACCAGTACGGTGCG encodes:
- a CDS encoding WhiB family transcriptional regulator yields the protein MSELFELLIGEGIEEDEEELGWQERALCAQTDPESFFPEKGGSTREAKKVCLACEVRSECLEYALANDERFGIWGGLSERERRRLKKSAV
- a CDS encoding cysteine dioxygenase, whose amino-acid sequence is MRMTRIRKRNRDRNKLARRVAETVHIAAPRHPWTDGLSDVSIAGDPLAFPHLARTDVPHHPTTVAGYAQLVREIAADRDRWAPLVRYDALTRWYARLETGPGYEVWLLSWLPGQSSGFHDHGQSSGVMTVVQGELVERSLSQAGEGSRTLRPGGQRVFSSGYLHEVVNAALEPAVSIHLYSPGLVEMNQYGAAGVVPESAVEMQPEAR
- a CDS encoding glycosyltransferase, yielding MTVYSHQSGFSAARPPAYPRHLVTAVIVSHDGARWLPQALAGLLGQDRQVQRILAVDTGSTDTSPQLLEDTLGDWLPESGPLILGRRSGFGTAVAQAVFNSPPLRPEDLPYSLDPSGYDPVTGGWDDFGDPLGAEDELGRGGPRETQPIEWLWLLHDDCEPQTDALRRLLQVADSTPSAAVVGPKLRSWYDRRQLLEVGVTIARSGRRWTGLDRREQDQGQHDQVRPVLAVSTAGMLVRRDVFEELGGFDKALPLMRDDTDFCWRVNAAGYRVVVAPDAVLRHAEAASRERRAIDCGAAHPHRVDKAGAVYTLLANSKGVLFPYVLLRLVLGTLLRVIANLVGKDPKQAFDELAGLGHELIRLPRLLLARKRRARTRVADGLDDRTLFPAPGATARLAVEQAISALGIGGSDDSGAGRHGSVESGPGDEDADDLVVEQFALLKKIARRPAPLLFIGLLLFALAACRNLIGSGSLLGGALLPVSDGAAGLWNMYAGSWHPVGTGSTATAPPYLAVLSVLSWLLFDHADFAITLLVVLSIPLAAVSAYLVSRPLIESKLVRAWASATYALLPAATGALAQGRIGTAVLAVLLPPLARAAAITAGLGIRTETAAKGARPGWRSAWMTVLMLTISTAFVPLTWAIAVPLSLAALVYAVLRGGAFGSGGEALRLLGLRVVVILGVPVLVLAPWSLQVLMHPSRLLLEAGLPGFNGSAANPLGLILVNPGGSGVPPIWLSAGVVLTALAALLRADRRRAVLAAWGAAGAGLLFTVAVAGTSVTPASGGQAVAAWAGPATLLTGVALLAAAAIGADGANARVAGIAFGWRQPVAALVVASAVLAPLGTAVWWAVTGADGPLRRTEAAQVPAFVAEEAGTTDRSRTLVLTGDAGASGVRYALVRGAGLTLGQAEGTVDAGSSGDLTTLVGRLLAGSGGEQAKSLAGYGVGYLEVKDPMIAKVEDVLDTTPGLTKLSQENGIALWQVSGAPATRAVITSPKGAPVSVPAGVHDIDTTIPAGPAGRVLRLAEQADPKWQATLDGTALESVTVDGWAQGFKLPADGGRLELTRDSSLLHTGWIWAQLLLATTVLVLALPGRRNHNDDDLPEEVVAAAALAAAAQAQAPLPGSRRARRMAERGEGEGAEPDTGVYAAGIPQQGAGEPEAEPAHPAADPYQEQYQQADPYGWDPYAAQQPAGGQYGQQQYAEPYPQQQYPDQYADQYEQQQYGYDQYAGYATPEQQPWAPGQPQPETYYDPNDPYGNGGHPHHNGTGS
- a CDS encoding DUF5719 family protein; this encodes MKKPNLKAPNIKAPNLKAPSLKSLNPAALAGGSRTGTSLLAAAAVLAVGLGIAELRPPVTPAAADGSGAVTTAQVERTSLVCPQPLQGLTGSTNLTLLTPAGGSATGGSASLSDVTPQAVAPAAPAPSTAPSASASGAAAAAPSDARLALTKVGVPVTGPAFTGDIAPGALAVATGAYAPGFTVTQTTTVTDQRGLGMSGINCAPSGTNFWFAGASTAGDRVDYVSLVNADTVPAVVDLKLYGDKGPIDNDATTGITVAPGASQAVLLLPNLTKGPVNDLAVQVIARSGRVGAAVHTADGSKGADWIPASADPAASVVMPGLPADTATAHLVVAVPGDDDADLKIQISGKNGWFTPAGHETIHVKAGMVAIADLGTGTRGEGFTRGEVGALRLTPTDPAHQTPIVASLRVDRTKDGKSDAAWITGSIPVGKRASIAENRGGGASTLYLTSTGAASKVKLTSSAGSGGGTPATKEVDVPAGATVGMPVPEPGGLNGVFGLTVETVSGGPVVAARMLAVDGKGVPMFTIQALRDDHSTVRVPQADQEPGLLVRP